The bacterium genome includes the window CCTTGGCCCGGCGCCGCCGGAAGCGTGCTGGAGCCCGGCGCCGCTGGTTGCCGCCGCTGCTGACCGGACTCGTGACGGCGGTCCTCGCGGCGGTGGCCTGGTGGACGTTGACTTCGCCGACTTTCCGGATTGCGAAGGTGGAGACCAGCCGCTACCGCTTCACGAGCAAGGAGACCCTCGACCGCCGTCTGCGGGGGTGGCTGGAGCGGGACCTGAACATCTGGACCCTCGACGGCGATTCCCTGACTCGGGAGATCGAAGCCCTGCCCTGGGTGCGTCGTGTGAAGATCGGGCGCAGATTGCCCTCGACCCTGCAGGTGGACATCTGGGAATGGCGGCCGCTGCTGCTGCTGACGGACGGGGACGGGCGTCCCCATGCCCACGGCCTGGCCCTGGTGCAGAACGGCGAGGCGTTGCCGCTGCCCGATCACCTGCCGCCGCCGGATCTGCCCCTGCTGGTGGACGAGCGGGACGTCGCCCCCCGCGACGCCGCGGAGTCGGCACGTCTGCTGGACCTGCTGGCGGCCATGCGTGAGACCGGACTCGAGATGGCCTGCGAAGTGGATTTCATCCTGCGCGAGCGGCGCGGGCTGGTCGTGGTCCTGGCGGGCGACCGTGGCCGCCTCGTCGTCGGGCGCGAGGACTTCGCGACCAGATTGCAAAGGTATCTCGACGTGGCGGAGCGGGTGCCGTCCGGGGCGGAGATCGATCTGCGCTTCGAGAGGCAGGTCTACATCGAGGAATCGCGGCGCGCGTGTCGCTATGCGCCGGCGCGGAACGGGTGAAAGCATGGAATACGACCAGTTGATCGTCGTTTGCGACCTGGGAACCACCGAATTCCGCACCCTGGTGGCCGCGCCGGCGGCGGACGGCGGGCTCCAGGTGCTCGGCGCCGGTGTATCCGAGGCCGCGGGTTTCCGCGACGGGGATTTCGTGGACATCGGCTCGGGCAGCCGCGCGCTGGCCCGCGCCGTGCGCATGGCCGAGAGCGATGCCGACGTGGATATCTCCGGCTTCTACTACGGCATCTCCGGCTCGCATCTGCGGTCGGTCTGGGCGCGGGGCCGGCACCAGATCGGCCCCGGCCGCCGCTCGGTCACCGATGCCGACATCGCCGCCGTCATCGAGCGCGCCAACAGCATCGCCATTCCCTTCGACCATGCCATTCTGGCGACGAATCCGGTCGCTTTCAGCGTGGACGGGATCGGCGGCATCGTCGATCCCGTCGACCGGCGGGGCAGCATGCTCGAGGTCAACGCCTACCTGATCACCGGTTCGCGCAGCGTGCAGAGCAGCATCGAGAAAACCATCGAGCGCGCGGGGTATCACGCCGCTGGCTGGCGCATCGACGCGCTGGCCACCGCCCAGTGCCTCCTGTCTGCGCAGGAACAGCGGGAGGGCGTGGTCCTGATCGACGTGGGCGGGCACATGACGCAGTGGGTGATCTTCCGGTCCGGGCGGATCGCCGGCAGCGGCATGGTGCCCTGGGGCGGCGCCCACATGACCAGCGATCTGGCCCACGGCCTGCGTGTGGGGCAGACCACCGCCGAGGCGACGAAGTGCGAGAGCGGGCTGGTCCTGCGCAGCATGGCCCACGACGAGGTCGACACCGACGTGCTGTTTGACGACGACGACGACGTCGACGTCTCGCCCGGCTTGATCGCCGCGATCCTGGAACCCCGGCTCGAGGAGATATTCCGCCTCGTGCGCGAGGACATGGGCGCCTCCTTCGAGCCCGGCCTGCTGCTCAGGGGAGCCGTCGTCACCGGCGGCGGCGCCCGCTGCGAGGGCACGGCCGAACTCTGCGAGGAGGTGCTCGGACTGCCCGCCGAGGTGCGGCTGGCGCCGTACGGCCTCAGCGGCGGGCGACAGCTGCCGGACGGCCAGTGGGCCACGGCGGTCGGCCTGGCGTTCTGGGCCCTGGCGGGGGATGAACCCGTCGTTCCCCCCGAGGGTACGCAGGCTGGTGGCAGGGGGGTGGGTGGCTTTTTCAAGGGCCTGTTCCGGCGCGGCTGAAATAATACAAGATACGGGGTAAAAAGACTTGGACTGACACAGCATGATGTGTTAAAAAGGTAGAAGTAGCGCCTGCCGTACCATCTATGGCACCACCCGATCATGGAGGAGAGGGTCTGTCATGACGTTCGAACTCGTCGAACCCATCGAAAAACTCGCGCGTATCCGAGTCGCCGGCATCGGCGGTGCGGGTGGCAACGCCATCAACCGCATGATCGAAGCCGGTCTGCGCGGCGTGGAATTCGTGGCCGTGAACACGGACCTCCAGGCCTTGCGCGAATCGCGTGCGGACTCGGTTCTCCAGATCGGCGGTCGCGCCACGCGCGGGCTGGGCTCGGGCGGGGATCCGCTGGTCGGCCGGCAGGCGATCGAAGAGGATCTGGACACCATCACCGACGCGCTCGAAGGCAGCGACATGGTCTTCGTGACCGCCGGCATGGGCGGGGGCACCGGCACCGGCGCCGCGCCCGTGGTGGCGCGTGTCGCCCGCGAGCAGGGCGCCCTGACCGTAGGCATCGTCACCAAGCCGTTTCGCTTCGAGGGCCGCGTCCGGCAGCAGCAGGCCGAGGCCGGTCTGGCCGAACTGCGCGAGGCCGTAGACACGCTCATCGTGATCCCCAACGAGCGCCTGCTCGAGGTCGTGCCCGACGGCACGTCGATGACCGAGGCCTTCGGCTTTGCGGACAACGTCCTCTACGAGGCGACACGCGGCATCCACGACATCATCATGAAACCGCACCAGGTGAACCTCGACTTCGCGGACGTGCGGTCCATCATGGCCGGCATGGGCGTGGCGCTCATGGGTACCGGCAAGGCGTCGGGCGACGGCAGGGCGGAGTCGGCCGCCCGCAAGGCCATCAGTTCGCCTCTGCTCGAGGACGTGGACATCGCCGGCGCCAAGGGCGTCCTGGTCAACCTGACCGGCGGCGAGGTCGGACTGCAGGAGACCAACACGGTCATGTCGCTGGTCCAGGAAGCCGCCGGCGACCAGGCGCACATCATCTTCGGCTACGGCACCGATCCGGATCTCGGCGACACCCTGCAGGTCACCGTCATCGCCACCGGTTTCGACGGGACCTGCACCTACCAGCCGGTTCCTCAGCCCCGTGCCCAAACCGCCCGGCCGACGGAGCGCGTCGCGCCGGCGCGCACCGGCGCGGACCTGCGGGAGAGGCCCGCCTACGCCATGGCCGCCGCGGCTGGTACGACGCTGATCTCCACCGTGCACGACGCCCGTGTCGAGCCGCGATCGACACCGGCTGGGGATCCCGGGGTAACGCCCGGGGTCGCGCAGGATCCCCCGGCCTCGCCGACGACCATCCGCTTCACACTGGCCGAGCCCGATCCGCATCCGTCGCTGCGGCCCGAGTCGGCGCTGCGGGCGAGTCCCGACGCCCAGGCGTCGCCGCGGGGAGGCGTCGTCCATCCGGCCAAAGTATCGAGCCGGGAGGCGTTCATGAGCGACGCGTTGATGCGCGATCTGTCGGAGCCGGCCTACACGCGCAAGTACATGGACTGAAATGTCGATCCTGAACCGGATCTTTCGCAAGCGCGAGGATGACGACTACGCGGCGGGCGTCGCGTTGTTCGAACAGGGCCGGTACGGCGAGGCGGCCGAGCGCCTGCGGGAGATCGTGGGCGACGAGGACCGGCGTTCCGGGCCCCTGAGCGGTTTCTACCTGCGTCAATCGCTCGTCAAGGAGGGCCGGCGCCTCCTGGTCGCCGCCGACGACGACGGTGCCGTGCGCTGTTTCGGGGAAGCCGCCGTACGCTGGTCCAAGTATCCCGATCTGCATTTCTGGCACGGTATCGCCCTCGCCAGCGCCGAACGCTGGGACGAGGCGTTGACGGCGGCGCGTATGGCGCTGCGCTTCAACAACGATTACGTCGAGGCCCGGCTGCTCGAAGCCGGCTGTCTGCTGCAGCGGGACCAGAGCGTGAACGCGGCCGAGAGCATGAACGCCCTGCTGGCCTCCGGCCGCCGTGTCGAGCACCCGCTGATCAGGTACCTGGCCGATCAAGGACCCTTCGTGCCCGAGAATCTGCCGGACGACCTGCCCGCCGTGTTGCGCAGCACCATCCACGAGAAACGAGACGACGAGGGCGTGGCCGCGGCCGTGGAACTCTGCCGGGCGGGTGACTGGGAGAACGGCCTCGCCAAGTTGAAGGCTCATTGCGCGGCCAATCCCACCTATCCAGACTACCGCGTGAAACTCGCCGGCGCGCTCTTCCAGACCGGCCGCAATCCCGAGGCGCTCGCCGAGGTCGAACAGGCGATCGTACTCAACCCCCGTTACCGTACGGCGGCGCACCTGAAGGCGCTCATCCTGGCCGATCAGCACCGTTTCGCCGAGGCCCGCGAGGTGATCCGGATCCAGCCCGAGCTCACCGATCCGGTGGGCGGCCACCCGGGCGAGGAACTCTTCTGCTCCTATCTGGGCGCGGTGATCTCCCTGTTGACCGGACGGCGCGGCGAGGCCCGCGACCATCTGCGCGTCTGGGGCGATCTCTCCGCGACATTCCCCACCGCCGAGCTGCTCTTCGCCGCCAGCGACGATCTCGACGGTCGAGACGACCGGGCGCAAAGACGCCTCGCGGCGCTCGCCGACAAGTGGTTCGTCGACGAGGACTACCACTATTTCCTGGCCTGCCATCATGCGCGCCGCGGCCGCTGGGACCGCGTGGGCAAGGTGCTCGACGCCTGGCCGCACGGGGACGACTCCCCACCCTCTGACGAGCGCTATCTGTATCTGGGCGTGCTGGCGAAGCTGGCGGCGGGGCAGACCCCGACCGCCGCGGACATGCCCGCCGCCTTCGCCGGCAAGCCCGCCTGGCGACTGCTCTCGGCCCGCTCGCTGATGGTGGAGGAGCGCTGGATCGAGGCCCTGCAGATCCTGCGTGAACTGGCCGGCGATGACGAGACGACCGAGACTCTCGCGGGCTTGATCATGAAGGCATATCTAGCCGTGGACGAGACCGGCGACGCCCCGTTGCCGGAAGCGGAATCCGATATCCTGCTGAGTGACAGGATATGCCTGCTGCACAGGCAGGAGCGCACCAGCCAGGCCCTGGCCCTGCTGCGCGGGCACCGGGAACTCCACCCCGAAGAGCTGCGTTGGACCTGGCTCGATCCCGCGTTCTGGCTCGATCCCGTCAGGCGCTGGATCGGCTGATCCATGGCGTCCAAGGGAGTGCGAATTCATGCGAAGCCTGTTCATCCTCGCCTACCTGCTGGTGGCGCTGTCCGCCGTTGCGCGATCCCAGACCGCCGTCTCGGATGACGCGGCGGCGACCGCCTGCCGCGACGGCATGTCCGCCTATCTCGCCGGGCGCCACGCAGAAGCCGCGCCGGACCTTGCGGCCTGCGCCCAGAGCGAGCCGGCGCCGCTCGAGGCCCTGCTGGCCCTGACCGCCATTTCGCTCGACAGCGACAGCCCGTTCGAGGCGGTCGCCTGGTCCGCGCGGGCTGCCGAGACCTACCCGGAATCTGCCGACGCACGCTACTTCTACGGCCGCGCGCTCTCAGCGGCCGGCGACGCCGATGCGGCCTTGCGCCAGTGGGAGCAGGGCCTGGCCTTGAAGACGGAGCATCCGGGCCTGTTGCGCGAGTTGGCCCACCTCCATCTGGAGAGGGGACAGGACAGTGCCGCCTACGGTCTCCTGACCCAGCTTGTGCGCGTCGGCGGCGGCGACGGCTGGGCCCATCGCCGGCTCTCCGAGCTGGCCGGCGAGCGCGCCCTCTGGCGCCAGGCGCTGCGTCACTGGAACGACGCCCTGAGCTTCGGCCCCCAGGTCGGCCCGGATCTGCGCAGAGCGGGAGAGCTGGCGATCCTGGCCGGCGACACGGCCTACGCGGTGCAGGCCGGGCAGCGAGCCGTCGCCACGGATCCCTCGGCGGCCTCCTACGCGCTGCTCGGCGAAGCCCATTTCGCTTCGCGCGATTTCGAGGCCGCGGAAGCCGACCTGCGCCGGTCGCTGGAGCTGGACCCGGAACTGTCCGCTGCGCGCTTCCATCTGGCGAACGTGCTGGAGTTGCTGGACCGGGTCGAGGAGTCGGAGGGGGAATTCCGTCACTACACGGCCATGGAGCCACAGGACCCGCTGGGCTTCTACAACTTCGCGGTCCATCTCGACAAGCGCGGCCGGACCCGCGAGGCCCTGCTCAACGCCGAGCAGGCCTGCACCATCGATTCCACTTTGCTTGGACCGCGCATCCTGCGCGGCAGCCTGCTCGAGAAGCTGGGTGACGACGCGGGGGCGCTGCGGGAGGCGGAAGCCGTGCTGGGGCTTGCCGTCAACGACCGCGGACGCATGACCGCCTGGCGGGACGGGATCCGCGAGCGCGTGGCCGCGGCGGAGGCGTCGGCCGCGGCCGGCATGGTGCTGCTGTTGCATCTGGTCACGCCGGACAGCGCGGCGTTGGCCGGGGCCGAGCGGGATCTTGTCGCCGGTATGGATTTCTCGGTGGTGGCCACCCGCTACAGCGTCGGCCCCACGGCGGCCCAGGGAGGCGCCATCGGCTGGATCGAT containing:
- the ftsA gene encoding cell division protein FtsA → MEYDQLIVVCDLGTTEFRTLVAAPAADGGLQVLGAGVSEAAGFRDGDFVDIGSGSRALARAVRMAESDADVDISGFYYGISGSHLRSVWARGRHQIGPGRRSVTDADIAAVIERANSIAIPFDHAILATNPVAFSVDGIGGIVDPVDRRGSMLEVNAYLITGSRSVQSSIEKTIERAGYHAAGWRIDALATAQCLLSAQEQREGVVLIDVGGHMTQWVIFRSGRIAGSGMVPWGGAHMTSDLAHGLRVGQTTAEATKCESGLVLRSMAHDEVDTDVLFDDDDDVDVSPGLIAAILEPRLEEIFRLVREDMGASFEPGLLLRGAVVTGGGARCEGTAELCEEVLGLPAEVRLAPYGLSGGRQLPDGQWATAVGLAFWALAGDEPVVPPEGTQAGGRGVGGFFKGLFRRG
- a CDS encoding FtsQ-type POTRA domain-containing protein; protein product: LARRRRKRAGARRRWLPPLLTGLVTAVLAAVAWWTLTSPTFRIAKVETSRYRFTSKETLDRRLRGWLERDLNIWTLDGDSLTREIEALPWVRRVKIGRRLPSTLQVDIWEWRPLLLLTDGDGRPHAHGLALVQNGEALPLPDHLPPPDLPLLVDERDVAPRDAAESARLLDLLAAMRETGLEMACEVDFILRERRGLVVVLAGDRGRLVVGREDFATRLQRYLDVAERVPSGAEIDLRFERQVYIEESRRACRYAPARNG
- a CDS encoding peptidylprolyl isomerase is translated as MRSLFILAYLLVALSAVARSQTAVSDDAAATACRDGMSAYLAGRHAEAAPDLAACAQSEPAPLEALLALTAISLDSDSPFEAVAWSARAAETYPESADARYFYGRALSAAGDADAALRQWEQGLALKTEHPGLLRELAHLHLERGQDSAAYGLLTQLVRVGGGDGWAHRRLSELAGERALWRQALRHWNDALSFGPQVGPDLRRAGELAILAGDTAYAVQAGQRAVATDPSAASYALLGEAHFASRDFEAAEADLRRSLELDPELSAARFHLANVLELLDRVEESEGEFRHYTAMEPQDPLGFYNFAVHLDKRGRTREALLNAEQACTIDSTLLGPRILRGSLLEKLGDDAGALREAEAVLGLAVNDRGRMTAWRDGIRERVAAAEASAAAGMVLLLHLVTPDSAALAGAERDLVAGMDFSVVATRYSVGPTAAQGGAIGWIDPREMTDALRRAIEVLDIQEISPPVAAGGLFHIFKRVR
- the ftsZ gene encoding cell division protein FtsZ, encoding MTFELVEPIEKLARIRVAGIGGAGGNAINRMIEAGLRGVEFVAVNTDLQALRESRADSVLQIGGRATRGLGSGGDPLVGRQAIEEDLDTITDALEGSDMVFVTAGMGGGTGTGAAPVVARVAREQGALTVGIVTKPFRFEGRVRQQQAEAGLAELREAVDTLIVIPNERLLEVVPDGTSMTEAFGFADNVLYEATRGIHDIIMKPHQVNLDFADVRSIMAGMGVALMGTGKASGDGRAESAARKAISSPLLEDVDIAGAKGVLVNLTGGEVGLQETNTVMSLVQEAAGDQAHIIFGYGTDPDLGDTLQVTVIATGFDGTCTYQPVPQPRAQTARPTERVAPARTGADLRERPAYAMAAAAGTTLISTVHDARVEPRSTPAGDPGVTPGVAQDPPASPTTIRFTLAEPDPHPSLRPESALRASPDAQASPRGGVVHPAKVSSREAFMSDALMRDLSEPAYTRKYMD